The genomic DNA ATGAACTCCTCCTCCGTGGCGTAGTACTCGTTGGCAATCCGGGAACAGGAACCGGGGGAAAGCGAGGCCAGGAATCCTTCCGTCAGATCTGCCGCGGCCAGGCCGGCCTTCAGGTTCGCGATATCCCCCGCCACGGCGTCGTGCCCGGTGTACTTCACCGGACCCGTGACCTTCGGGAAGATCTTCTGCGCCCCGGTGGTGATCCCCGAGGACGGGTCGGTGTAGGCCGCAGCGAAGCGCTGCCGGTCGCGGCGGTCCCCGAAGCTCGTCAGGACAACGTTGCCCGGCGAGGAACGGACGGGTTCCATCTCCCAGATGCCCGTCTCGGCCACGCTGAGACCGCTGAGCCTGGCGAAGGAATAGGACCACCAGGCGCCGTAATCCACGGCCGATGACATGGCGTGCCCGTACTCGCCGTCGTTGGGGATGTCGATGCCTGCCTGCTGCTGGCGGCGCACCAGGTCCGTCACGGCGGCCTGCAGGAGCTCCGCGTAGCCCCCGGTATCCGCAGGGTTCGCCTCCCGGGCGGCATTGGCAGCCAGCAGCTCGGGCGTGCGCGGAAGGGAACCGGCATGGGTGGTCAGAATACGGTCAGTGCTTTTACGCATGGGAATCCTCTGGGATTTCGTGCTCTTGCCCGCACCGGATGCCTGTAAAAGGCGGAGCGGGCCGCTTCGTCATCCGAACCACCCGTGAAGCATGGGGTTGGTGCACGGCCAAGTCGGAGCTTGGCGGCCGTGTCTCCTGAAGCTGGTGCCATCCTAACCATGCCGTGCCGCCCGCACCAAGCACATGACGGAACGCAAAAAGGACGGCGGCCCCGGGAAATCCCGGTGCCGCCGTCCATAAGGAGGCGCTGGTGCCGCCGTGCTTGCTAGCGCACGCCGCTCATCAGCTTCTTGATGGCCGGTGTGCCCGCTGCCAGGGCGATGCCCAGGACAATGGCGGTTCCGCCGCTGAACAGGAAGTAGCTGACCTCGGTCTCGGGGTTGTAGAACTGTGCCAGCCAGCCCGCGAGGGTGGTGCCCAGGGAAACCGAGAGGAAGAACAGTGCAACCATCTGGGTCCGGAAGACCTCCGGTGCCAGTTTGGTGGCCACGGACAGGCCGATCGGGGAGATGAAGAGTTCCGCGAAGGTGAACAGCAGCAGGATCCCGACCAGTGCCATCAGCGGGGTGCTGTTGGGTCCGCCGCCGGAGAACGGAATGAAGGCGAGGAACGCCAGGCCCATGACGGCAAGCCCCAGTGCGAACTTCAGCGGCGAGGACGGCTGCCGGTCGCCCAGCTTGGTCCAGACCGCAGCGAAAACGGCCGCGAAGATGATGATGAAGATCGGGTTGATCGACTGCACCCAGCTCGGCGGCATGGTCCAGCCGAAGATGGTCCGGTTCAGGGAGGTGTCGGCGTACAGCGCCACCACGGTGAACTGCTGCTGGAACAGGGCCCAGAAGGCGGCGCTGGCAATGAACAGCGGCATAAAGGAGTACACCCGGCGCCGTTCCAGCTTGTTGACCTTCTTGCTGCCAAGGATGATGACGAAGTAGGCAACCGCGGCCAGGATGGCCACTGCGGCCATCACCACGGCCAGGTTGCCGGCGCTCAGGATGCCGAACACTACGGCCAGGACAATCGCGACGACGGCGGCCGCCGCGTAGATCCCTACCTTGAGGTACTGCTGCTTAGGCAGCGGATTGGCCACTTCGTGGGCGGTCTCGGGCAGGTACTTGCGGGTCATGCCGTACTGGACCAGGCCGATGGCCATGCCGACGGCGGCGAGGCCGAAGCCGTAGTGGAAGCCGAGTTCCACCTGGGCAAGGCCGGTCAGGAGGGGGCCCACCAGGGCGCCAAGGTTGATGCCCATGTAGAAGATGGAGAACCCGGCGTCACGCCGTTCATCCTTCTCCGCGTACAGGGTGCCCACCAGGGAGGTGGCGTTGGCTTTGACGCCGCCGGAACCGAGGGCAATCATGATCAGGCCCGCTGCCAGCCCGGGAGTGCCCGGCAGGACGGCCAGGGCAATGTGGCCGAGCATAACGACGGCGGCAGAGTAGAAGAGCACGCGCTCGGACCCGAGGACGCGGTCCGCCAGCCAGGCAGCAAGAATGGTGGAGAGGTAGACACCGCCGCCGTAGGCGCCGACCAGAGAGGTTGCAACAGCAATATCGATGCCGAGGCCGCCGTCAGTGACCGAGTAGTACATGTAGTACAGCAGGATGCCCTGCATGCCGTAGAACGAGAATCGTTCCCACAGCTCGACACTGAAGAGATTGGCCAACATCCGGGGATGGCCGAAGAAGGTTTTACGCGCTTCTTGGACGCCTGGGTTACTGGGGGTATGGCTCACCCGTTAATGGTCCCACTCCCGAAGCGGGTGAGCGCCCCCCAATCCCGGGGAATCCGCCCGGGGCCGGGGAGGTTCTTTGTGAAGGTGTGCGTAAGC from Arthrobacter zhangbolii includes the following:
- a CDS encoding cobalamin-independent methionine synthase II family protein; amino-acid sequence: MRKSTDRILTTHAGSLPRTPELLAANAAREANPADTGGYAELLQAAVTDLVRRQQQAGIDIPNDGEYGHAMSSAVDYGAWWSYSFARLSGLSVAETGIWEMEPVRSSPGNVVLTSFGDRRDRQRFAAAYTDPSSGITTGAQKIFPKVTGPVKYTGHDAVAGDIANLKAGLAAADLTEGFLASLSPGSCSRIANEYYATEEEFIYACADAMREEYKAIIDAGLIVQIDDPSIAENWDQINPEPSVQDYLRFTQIRVEALNYALRGLPEDRIRFHLCWGSWHGPHTTDIEFRHLVDTLLTINAGGYSFEAGNVRHEHEWRVWEDTKLPAGKVIIPAVVSHATNVVEHPELVADRIERFARLVGRENVIASTDCGLGGRVHPQIAQAKLEALGEGARLASSRLW
- a CDS encoding peptide MFS transporter, translated to MLANLFSVELWERFSFYGMQGILLYYMYYSVTDGGLGIDIAVATSLVGAYGGGVYLSTILAAWLADRVLGSERVLFYSAAVVMLGHIALAVLPGTPGLAAGLIMIALGSGGVKANATSLVGTLYAEKDERRDAGFSIFYMGINLGALVGPLLTGLAQVELGFHYGFGLAAVGMAIGLVQYGMTRKYLPETAHEVANPLPKQQYLKVGIYAAAAVVAIVLAVVFGILSAGNLAVVMAAVAILAAVAYFVIILGSKKVNKLERRRVYSFMPLFIASAAFWALFQQQFTVVALYADTSLNRTIFGWTMPPSWVQSINPIFIIIFAAVFAAVWTKLGDRQPSSPLKFALGLAVMGLAFLAFIPFSGGGPNSTPLMALVGILLLFTFAELFISPIGLSVATKLAPEVFRTQMVALFFLSVSLGTTLAGWLAQFYNPETEVSYFLFSGGTAIVLGIALAAGTPAIKKLMSGVR